The following proteins come from a genomic window of Pelmatolapia mariae isolate MD_Pm_ZW linkage group LG17, Pm_UMD_F_2, whole genome shotgun sequence:
- the LOC134646913 gene encoding regulator of G-protein signaling 8-like codes for MKTRLGCLSHKSDSYNDFSEFLPPAHETTARCLKLSTDEVVRWSESFDSLLTHKYGLAAFRTFLKSEFSDENIEFWMACEDYKKIKGSAKLVSKANKIFKEFVEVQAPREINIDYRTRERTKQSLADPTPTSLNEVQGKIYSLMEKDSYPRFLRSKMYQDIVNRAQARGQRRSV; via the exons ATGAAGACCAGACTAGGCTGCCTGTCCCACAAATCTGACTCCTACAATGACTTCTCAGAATTCCTGCCTCCAGCCCACGAAACCACAGCCAGGTGTCTGAA acTATCAACCGATGAAGTTGTTCGATGGTCTGAATCATTCGATAGCCTCCTCACTCACAAGT aTGGGCTGGCAGCTTTCCGGACATTTCTTAAGTCAGAATTCAGTGATGAGAATATTGAGTTTTGGATGGCCTGTGAAGACTACAAAAAAATCAAGGGCTCAGCTAAGCTGGTGTCAAAAGCAAACAAGATATTTAAGGAGTTTGTTGAGGTTCAGGCACCAAGAGAG ATTAACATTGACTACCGTACCAGAGAGAGGACTAAGCAGAGCCTGGCGGATCCCACCCCAACCAGCCTCAATGAAGTCCAAGGTAAAATCTACAGCCTCATGGAGAAAGACTCCTACCCACGGTTTCTCAGGTCCAAGATGTACCAGGATATAGTCAACAGGGCACAAGCGCGAGGACAACGAAGGTCTGTTTGA